DNA from Rubripirellula lacrimiformis:
TGCAGGCTGCTGAGTCTCTCATCGAGCGGTCACCGGAGTCTTGCGCTCCCTATCTTCACGAGACGCTCGGTTATCGGTTTCAAAAGTATCCGTTCGTTCTTGCGTATATTCTGCGAGAAGATCGAATCTACTTTGTAGCGCTCGCCCACACGCGGCGAAAGCCTGGATATTGGCGAGATCGCTTAGAGGATTAGCGACAGCCCGGGGCAGCACGAATGAATCTGAGTCGAACCGACGCTTCCGCAACCTATCGAGGATATCGCAATCAAGCACAGCATGTGCTTGCGCGGTTGCTTACTGATGAGAATTCGGACCGTCAGATATATCGTCCGGAGGGCTCAGAGGACCTGGCCATTTTTAATGCGCAGCAGCGTCTGATTGAGGCAGTCCAAGTAAAGGACTACTCAAGCGATCTCGCGCTCTCGCATTTCAAGCCATCTAGTCCAGTTGGATTCTTTGCTCGTTTCAAAGATAGGCAGTCAGAACATCCAGATTGAACAAGAAAAGGTTCCAGGACTGAATGGCACTTAATCCAATTAGGTCCTATGCCTGCCCAGGTTTGTATTCGCGTCTAGGTTTCTGCATGAGCTTGTATTTCTTCTGCCGCCGCTTGAGCAACCTTGGTTCGTAGCGGTCTGGTCGGTTGCCAACAGCATGCTGCAGGCAGCAGCGGTAGGCCACGTGCCGCGGCGGCGGAGCAGGAACGAAGAATTGGAGAGAGCGACGTTCCGCAAACGATCGTCGAAGCCGCTCGAAGGATGAACAAAGCTCGACGATCGTTTGCGGTACGTCGTGATCGGAGTCTCCATCGCCGTAAAAAATGCTCCAATGCGGAAACGGCTGCACGATGCGGCTCCCAAGCCGCATGACCGGCCTGCACGTACTCTACCTGGGAAACACTCAAGCACTCCGGTAGAGCGTCGCTTTCGTCGGAGCCGGGTCATTGCCGCTCAGAAGCGAAGCGGCGGCGATGGTCCGAGCGACAGAGAATGCGCAAGCGGTCGCTTTTGTTGGAGAGGGTTTGCAACCTGCCGTAATTACCGTTTCGCTATTGCTCCAACAAGAAACGACCGCATGCAATACCTCCCAATCAAATGACCTTGCCCCCCCGATCGCAGCGAGGCCGTTGCGCTTTGCGTATTCTCTCGCAACGGATGCCCCTTCGGTCGCTATCGTATTCCGCTCTAAGCTGCGATCGTTAGAATCTCACCATGAAACGTGAATACTATTCTGACTCAATAGCCAATTTCCTCACCACGGATCGTCACGCGATCCTCGGTGAATTGGTTAGCAACAGTGAATTCGCAGTCGAAAACACTCAGCGTGATGCTTGGCAATTTCAAATCGACTCGTTGAAAAAGTTGCTCGTGGGACAGAGCGGGACGATCTATTTGGAATACTCAATTCCACGAATGGGAAAAAGGGTCGATGTCCTGTTGTTGATCGGCAATGCGATTTTCGTCGTTGAATTCAAGGTCGGAGATACGCAGTATTGGTCGGGAGCGTTGAACCAGGTAACCGACTACGCCTTGGACCTCAAGAACTTCCATGATGCCAGCCACGATCGCTTTGTCGTACCAATCCTGGTTTCAACCAAAGCACCAGCAGTTCCAGTTCTGATTGAATCCACGCCTCGGCGAGACGGGCTGATTTCAACCATCAAGTCAAACGGATCTAACTTTGCGGCAATCATCCAAGATGTTCACACATTCGTTGATTCAGCGGAAACCGGGGAGCGAACGCAGATAGTATCCGCCGAGTGGGAAGACGGGCAGTATCTTCCCACTCCAACGATCATCGAGGCGGCGATGGCGTTGTACAACGGGCATTCGGTAGCAGAAATCTCGAGAAGTGACGCGAGTGGAGCCGAGTTGCATCGGACGACTGACGCGATTTCAACTGTCATTGAAAACGCCAAGTCAGGACACTACAAGGCTATTTGCTTCGTTACAGGCGTTCCCGGTGCCGGAAAGACGCTGATCGGCCTGAACATTGCGACTCGTCATTTAGATGACGAAAGCAACACGTACAGTGTTTTCTTGTCCGGCAATGGACCACTCGTACAGATTTTGCAGGAAGCACTTGCGCGGGATAAGGTCGCACGCGAGAAAGCGACTGGTCGTCGAATCACGAAGTCCGCCGCTCGCAGCGAGGTGAAGACCTTCATACAAAACGTTCATCACTATCGCGACGAGTATTTGAAGGATAGCCGGGCGCCCGCCGATCACGTCGCTTTGTTCGACGAAGCCCAACGTGCGTGGGACTTACAGCAAACCTCGAAGTTCATGAGGCAGAAAAAGAACCAGCCAAACTTCAATCAGTCAGAACCCGAATTTCTGATTTCTTGTATTGAACGCCACAAGGACTGGGGCGTCATTGTCTGTTTGGTTGGCGGCGGGCAAGAGATTAACACGGGCGAAGCCGGAATTGCTGAATGGGCCGAGGCGCTCAATCGTTCGTTCCCCGACTGGCACATTCACATTTCTGATCGCTTGACCGACAGCGAATATGGAGCAGGCGAAGTCCTGTCAAAACTCAAGTCTCGACGGAATGTGCATTACAATTCGGGGCTGCACCTTTCGGTATCTATGCGGTCTTTCCGTGCAGAGAACGTGTCGAGATTGGTCAAGGAAGTGCTGGATTTGGACACGATCAATGCGAACCGGACGTTGGATTCCGTTCGCGAACAATACCCGATCGTTTTGACGCGAGATTTGTCGAAGGCGAAGGAGTGGTTGCGGCAACAAGCTCGTGGATCAGAACGATATGGCATTGTCGTGTCATCACAAGCGAATCGTCTCAGACCGCTTGCGATTGACGTACGGATGCAACCCAACCCGATCCATTGGTTTCTTGCCGACAGCGGGGATGTGCGGTCGTCGTACTACCTGGAAGATGTCGCTACTGAGTTTGACATCCAAGGCCTCGAACTCGATTGGGCCTGCGTCACCTGGGATGCGGACTTTCGGCATGCTGATGTGCTGCCTCTCTTGAAATTGGAAATCTGCCAATGGTGAGCTATTTTCACTTGAGGAGATTTCACAATGACACGAAAACGACGCTCTTTCTCGGCTGCTGAAAAGGCTGCCGCCGTCCGCAAGCACCTTGTCGACAAAGTTCCTGTTTCCCAGATCGCCGACCAGATGCAGGTTCAACCGACGTTGATCCACAACTGGGTCAATGCCGTCATGAGCCAAGCTGAACGGGCTTTTGAAACGCCCCGCTCGACCAAGGCCGGCAAGGTGAAAACCGATCGCACGGTCATCGAACTGCGTGAG
Protein-coding regions in this window:
- a CDS encoding transposase, whose amino-acid sequence is MTRKRRSFSAAEKAAAVRKHLVDKVPVSQIADQMQVQPTLIHNWVNAVMSQAERAFETPRSTKAGKVKTDRTVIELREKLIAKNEVISELMEENIRSKKDNGEL
- a CDS encoding DUF2075 domain-containing protein codes for the protein MKREYYSDSIANFLTTDRHAILGELVSNSEFAVENTQRDAWQFQIDSLKKLLVGQSGTIYLEYSIPRMGKRVDVLLLIGNAIFVVEFKVGDTQYWSGALNQVTDYALDLKNFHDASHDRFVVPILVSTKAPAVPVLIESTPRRDGLISTIKSNGSNFAAIIQDVHTFVDSAETGERTQIVSAEWEDGQYLPTPTIIEAAMALYNGHSVAEISRSDASGAELHRTTDAISTVIENAKSGHYKAICFVTGVPGAGKTLIGLNIATRHLDDESNTYSVFLSGNGPLVQILQEALARDKVAREKATGRRITKSAARSEVKTFIQNVHHYRDEYLKDSRAPADHVALFDEAQRAWDLQQTSKFMRQKKNQPNFNQSEPEFLISCIERHKDWGVIVCLVGGGQEINTGEAGIAEWAEALNRSFPDWHIHISDRLTDSEYGAGEVLSKLKSRRNVHYNSGLHLSVSMRSFRAENVSRLVKEVLDLDTINANRTLDSVREQYPIVLTRDLSKAKEWLRQQARGSERYGIVVSSQANRLRPLAIDVRMQPNPIHWFLADSGDVRSSYYLEDVATEFDIQGLELDWACVTWDADFRHADVLPLLKLEICQW
- a CDS encoding type II toxin-antitoxin system RelE/ParE family toxin, with protein sequence MAKRNFQTEFHPEAIREIRESIQWYRDRNEQAADAFRSLVQAAESLIERSPESCAPYLHETLGYRFQKYPFVLAYILREDRIYFVALAHTRRKPGYWRDRLED